The Arthrobacter russicus genome has a segment encoding these proteins:
- a CDS encoding L,D-transpeptidase, with amino-acid sequence MSDYQHEDAGYAATTEPGKPRRKAWKIGLIVALCAVVGAGGIGAVAVVPWAQAKVDAVPDGGTGSSAAVAAKPVELGVSPVDGAVQVNPVAPAAVKAVNGKLKAVSLVDNKTGAAAAGSLSADGTSWTAAGPLAFDTSYTYTLTVLDGANRESTKTQTFSTVPAANEADATSYVRDGGNVGAGQPVELTFSEPVLNKAAVENAIKITSSSGQVGAFRWFGDKIVRYRPENFWTAKSVVTVDLKLLGVDFGNGMIGNFNKTITMNVGDKKVLVADAANHVSNLYVNDVLVRTMPVTMGDTRFPSAAGFLVMMEKEKEAVFKADSIGLQPGDPAYYGTLNVSNAIRITTGGEYVHQALPAAYGNVGNSNVSHGCVGLLPDDANWVFDNMTTGDLVQVINSERGPTEADDGFGDWNIPWAQYASRG; translated from the coding sequence ATGTCGGATTACCAACACGAAGACGCCGGATACGCAGCAACCACTGAGCCGGGCAAACCTCGGCGCAAGGCGTGGAAGATCGGGCTCATCGTGGCGCTCTGCGCGGTGGTCGGGGCCGGAGGCATCGGTGCGGTCGCGGTGGTGCCCTGGGCCCAGGCGAAGGTCGATGCGGTGCCGGACGGCGGGACGGGCAGCAGTGCTGCGGTCGCGGCCAAACCGGTGGAACTGGGCGTGAGCCCGGTCGACGGCGCAGTGCAAGTCAACCCGGTGGCTCCGGCTGCGGTGAAAGCCGTCAACGGAAAGCTCAAGGCGGTTTCGCTGGTGGACAACAAGACCGGCGCAGCGGCCGCCGGTTCGCTCAGCGCCGACGGCACGTCGTGGACTGCAGCCGGCCCATTGGCCTTCGACACCAGTTACACCTACACCTTGACCGTGCTGGACGGCGCGAACCGGGAAAGCACCAAGACCCAGACCTTCAGCACCGTGCCGGCCGCCAACGAAGCCGATGCCACCAGCTACGTGCGCGACGGCGGCAATGTCGGAGCCGGCCAACCGGTGGAATTGACCTTCAGCGAACCGGTGCTGAACAAGGCGGCCGTGGAAAACGCGATCAAGATCACCAGCTCATCCGGACAGGTGGGCGCTTTTCGCTGGTTCGGCGACAAGATCGTGCGTTACCGACCGGAGAATTTCTGGACCGCCAAGAGCGTGGTGACGGTGGACCTGAAACTGCTGGGGGTCGACTTCGGCAACGGGATGATCGGCAACTTCAACAAGACCATCACGATGAACGTCGGGGACAAAAAGGTGTTGGTGGCCGATGCCGCGAACCACGTCTCGAACCTCTACGTGAACGATGTCCTGGTCCGGACCATGCCGGTCACAATGGGCGATACCCGGTTCCCCTCCGCAGCCGGGTTCCTGGTCATGATGGAAAAGGAGAAGGAAGCCGTCTTCAAAGCGGATTCGATCGGCTTGCAGCCCGGGGACCCCGCCTATTACGGCACCCTGAACGTTTCCAACGCGATCCGGATCACCACCGGCGGCGAGTACGTGCACCAAGCGTTGCCCGCGGCTTACGGCAACGTCGGCAATTCCAATGTTTCGCACGGGTGCGTGGGCTTGCTGCCAGATGACGCGAATTGGGTCTTCGACAATATGACCACCGGAGACCTGGTCCAGGTGATCAACTCCGAGCGCGGCCCGACCGAGGCCGACGACGGCTTCGGGGATTGGAACATCCCCTGGGCGCAATACGCTTCACGGGGCTGA
- a CDS encoding WhiB family transcriptional regulator, whose product MGQAERSNTTPNGRSGAFEDESALQAQAASLYRSRGVPGDWYVDPADPQAAERYRSAEAESIEDQATAFLAAHEALEDGTELRIGAPEKPGSVELTGHADQAVWIGLPGMPLADPSDEGELGWQADALCAQTDPEAFFPEKGGSTRDAKKVCGSCNVRSQCLEYALSNDERFGIWGGLSERERRRLRKRAV is encoded by the coding sequence ATGGGGCAAGCGGAGCGTAGCAATACAACTCCGAATGGGCGATCCGGAGCCTTCGAGGACGAATCGGCGCTGCAGGCGCAAGCGGCATCGCTTTACCGCTCCCGTGGAGTCCCCGGAGACTGGTACGTGGATCCGGCGGATCCGCAAGCTGCTGAGCGGTATCGCAGCGCCGAAGCGGAGTCCATCGAAGACCAAGCCACCGCATTCCTCGCCGCGCATGAGGCATTGGAAGACGGCACCGAGTTGCGAATCGGTGCCCCGGAGAAGCCGGGCAGCGTCGAGCTCACCGGCCATGCCGACCAAGCCGTCTGGATCGGATTGCCCGGCATGCCTTTGGCAGATCCGTCCGATGAAGGCGAATTGGGCTGGCAAGCCGATGCTTTGTGCGCACAAACCGATCCGGAGGCTTTCTTCCCGGAAAAAGGCGGCTCCACCCGCGACGCGAAAAAAGTTTGCGGCTCCTGCAACGTCCGCTCGCAATGCCTCGAGTACGCTCTTTCCAATGATGAGCGGTTCGGCATCTGGGGCGGCCTCTCGGAACGCGAGCGGCGCCGGTTACGGAAGCGAGCAGTCTGA
- a CDS encoding DUF3499 domain-containing protein: protein MGKMRQCSRSGCQESAVATLTYVYADSTAVLGPLATYAEPHSYDLCTLHAGRLTVPRGWEVLRLAMPEGPPPPNPDDLLALADAVREAANTAETTASGPIVQRASRAPLEPPPAEPGSEPTGARRGHLRILRD from the coding sequence GTGGGAAAGATGCGTCAGTGTTCACGATCCGGCTGCCAAGAATCGGCGGTCGCGACTTTGACGTACGTCTACGCCGATTCCACTGCGGTGCTGGGGCCGCTGGCGACTTATGCCGAGCCGCACAGTTACGATTTGTGTACCCTGCATGCCGGCCGGTTGACCGTCCCGCGCGGCTGGGAAGTGCTGCGCCTGGCGATGCCGGAAGGACCGCCGCCGCCGAATCCCGATGATCTGCTGGCCCTGGCCGATGCGGTCAGGGAAGCCGCGAACACCGCCGAAACCACAGCTTCCGGGCCCATCGTGCAGCGGGCCAGCCGGGCTCCGCTCGAGCCGCCGCCGGCGGAACCGGGATCCGAACCGACCGGGGCACGGCGGGGCCATTTGCGGATCCTCCGCGACTGA
- a CDS encoding glycosyltransferase family 2 protein — MRVTAVVVSHDGSTYLPRTLAAIQAQTRMPDRVIGVDTDSGDNSLALLSGSLGAQNVLRIEARGGFGAAVRAALAGATARDSTEDTSTETEFLWFLHDDSAPEPTALAELLHAVERAPSVTIAGCKQVDWNDRRSLVDVGLSTSRWGERLTMIDLDEQDQGQYDAKSDVFAVNSAGMLVRRDVWNALGGFDPAFPGTGDDVDLCWRNRLAGHRVVVVPSAVVGHVRDRPDGLGTDSAARKAEIHLRLKHAVWWKVPLLWIGALLGGFYRLFAGLLFKDPGHGGRQFVASLGALARPGAIIRSRRSANRTRRVSRSVIQKLQVDGRDVRSYRRALLEALTGAGEIPDDDLVDAGGEYVPSGDADDDFAAISTSRRLWIGTGAVVAVVLLGAVSLVSMSRLIGAEALSGGGLLPLSTTIQDIWHNAVSWWIGLGGGWPGHGDPFDLVLWLLAVLGLGNGSAAVVWLVLLALPLAGLGAWFCTGALVRSRWPRLLAALVWAAAPVFLLSLGQGRLGAMIAHLLIPWVFLGFIRSMGAAQSRRGSDPALTAALPTGKPGSAGRISWTAAAASGLGLAILTASAPSLLPLALLLVLALMVFGGRRARTLWWTLLPTAALFVPFIISTLDRPRAILADPGVPLAFNNAPSWQQALGQPILIGSETAVPGAAWLGTGLPWAWLVALLVGAPLLLLALAGLLWPNRRSRTVRVFWMVGVLALLLGYLVGQIGTATSAAALVTPFSGPAVSVFVFALLGSAVIALDAVQRWHGKEDGSAVQGRSLPQVAASVLSLLLAIAPIVSLGLWTSQNLTTGTDVRSSTVRTLPATATDRGLGSDRSRTLVIDTKPDGSVDAALVRGAGTSLDSLSAIAAAQGISGLPGAEKIADDDPINATVRNAVAAIVAGTGVDPGSMLTNLGVGFIVLHKSDTQAELLASQIDAVPGLAAVGPTEQGWLWRVTPQVSGAAAATETIARIRIDDGKGTTLGFVASEPAGTDTSIGAGPQGRLLIMAERADAGWSAWLDGRKLQTAPAPQGSGSWAQAFALPPEGGRLEIRYVQPWAAWWATVQIVLLALTALLAIPLPGGRSRLSRSTALAAANARRSGAGLPVAGPPGAAPTSTAGIRNAETSESQIADAAVAAKPGAERTFQGDHDERA, encoded by the coding sequence ATGCGCGTCACAGCCGTCGTGGTCAGCCACGACGGCTCGACGTATTTACCCAGGACTCTTGCCGCAATCCAGGCGCAGACCAGGATGCCTGACCGGGTCATCGGCGTCGACACCGATTCCGGGGACAATTCCCTGGCGCTGCTGAGCGGCTCGCTCGGCGCGCAGAATGTGCTGCGGATCGAAGCCCGGGGCGGCTTCGGCGCCGCGGTCCGGGCGGCACTCGCCGGAGCCACTGCGCGGGACAGCACCGAGGACACCAGCACCGAAACCGAATTCCTCTGGTTCCTGCATGACGATTCGGCTCCGGAACCGACAGCACTCGCCGAGTTGCTGCACGCCGTCGAGCGCGCACCGTCGGTGACCATCGCCGGCTGCAAACAGGTCGATTGGAACGACCGCCGGAGCCTGGTCGACGTCGGATTGAGCACCAGCCGGTGGGGCGAACGGCTCACCATGATCGACTTGGACGAGCAGGACCAGGGCCAATACGACGCCAAAAGCGATGTCTTCGCGGTCAATTCCGCAGGAATGCTGGTTCGGCGCGACGTCTGGAATGCGCTCGGCGGTTTCGACCCGGCGTTCCCCGGCACCGGCGACGATGTGGATCTCTGCTGGCGCAACCGGCTTGCCGGGCACCGGGTCGTGGTGGTGCCCAGCGCTGTGGTCGGGCACGTCCGGGACCGTCCGGACGGCCTGGGCACGGACAGCGCGGCGCGAAAGGCCGAAATCCACCTGCGGCTCAAGCACGCCGTCTGGTGGAAGGTCCCGCTGCTCTGGATCGGGGCCTTGCTCGGCGGGTTCTACCGCCTTTTCGCGGGATTGCTGTTCAAGGACCCGGGGCACGGCGGTCGGCAATTCGTAGCCAGCCTGGGCGCGCTCGCCCGGCCCGGAGCGATCATCCGCTCGCGGCGTTCCGCAAACCGGACCCGTCGGGTATCCCGATCGGTGATCCAGAAACTGCAGGTCGACGGGCGGGACGTGCGCAGTTACCGGCGCGCGCTGCTCGAAGCCTTGACCGGTGCCGGTGAAATCCCGGATGACGACTTGGTCGACGCGGGCGGCGAATATGTGCCCAGCGGGGACGCCGACGACGATTTCGCCGCGATCAGCACCTCGCGCCGGTTGTGGATCGGCACCGGAGCCGTGGTGGCGGTGGTGCTGCTCGGCGCGGTTTCGCTGGTTTCGATGTCCCGATTGATCGGCGCCGAGGCGCTCAGCGGCGGCGGGCTGCTGCCGCTGTCGACCACGATCCAGGACATTTGGCACAATGCGGTCAGCTGGTGGATCGGTCTGGGCGGCGGCTGGCCGGGGCACGGCGATCCCTTCGACCTGGTGCTCTGGCTGCTCGCCGTGCTGGGCTTGGGCAATGGCTCGGCGGCCGTGGTGTGGCTGGTGCTGCTGGCCCTGCCGCTGGCCGGCTTGGGCGCCTGGTTCTGCACCGGGGCGCTGGTCCGGAGCCGGTGGCCGCGGTTGCTGGCCGCACTGGTTTGGGCCGCGGCACCGGTTTTCCTGCTGAGCTTGGGCCAGGGCCGGCTCGGCGCGATGATCGCGCACCTGCTCATTCCCTGGGTGTTCCTGGGTTTCATCCGTTCGATGGGTGCGGCCCAGTCGCGCCGGGGCAGCGACCCGGCACTCACCGCGGCATTGCCGACCGGCAAGCCGGGCAGCGCCGGGCGGATTTCCTGGACTGCGGCTGCCGCCTCGGGCCTGGGCTTGGCGATCTTGACTGCCAGCGCACCCAGTCTGCTGCCGCTGGCGCTGCTGCTGGTGCTTGCGCTGATGGTCTTCGGCGGACGCCGGGCGCGTACGCTCTGGTGGACCCTGCTGCCTACCGCCGCGCTTTTCGTGCCATTCATCATTTCCACCTTGGACCGGCCGCGAGCGATCCTGGCCGACCCCGGGGTGCCACTGGCCTTCAACAATGCGCCCAGCTGGCAGCAGGCTTTGGGCCAACCGATCCTGATCGGCTCGGAGACCGCGGTTCCGGGTGCCGCTTGGCTCGGCACCGGGCTGCCCTGGGCCTGGCTGGTGGCGCTGCTCGTCGGGGCTCCGCTGCTGCTCCTCGCACTCGCCGGTTTGCTCTGGCCGAATCGGCGCAGCCGCACGGTGCGGGTGTTCTGGATGGTCGGCGTGCTCGCCTTGTTGCTCGGCTACCTGGTCGGCCAGATCGGGACCGCCACCAGTGCTGCCGCCCTGGTCACCCCGTTCAGCGGACCTGCGGTCTCGGTCTTCGTTTTCGCGCTGCTGGGTTCGGCAGTGATCGCTTTGGACGCGGTGCAGCGCTGGCACGGCAAAGAAGACGGCAGCGCAGTGCAAGGCCGGAGCCTGCCGCAGGTTGCCGCCAGCGTGCTCAGCCTGCTCCTGGCGATCGCGCCGATCGTCTCGCTGGGCCTGTGGACCTCGCAGAATTTGACCACCGGCACCGACGTCAGGAGCAGCACGGTCCGGACCTTGCCGGCTACTGCCACGGACCGCGGTCTGGGTTCGGACCGCAGCCGGACGCTGGTCATCGACACCAAGCCGGACGGCTCCGTCGATGCGGCGCTGGTGCGTGGTGCCGGGACCTCGCTCGACTCGTTGTCCGCGATTGCCGCGGCGCAGGGGATCAGCGGGCTGCCCGGCGCGGAGAAAATCGCGGACGACGATCCGATCAACGCCACGGTGCGCAATGCGGTAGCCGCGATCGTGGCCGGTACCGGAGTCGACCCCGGGAGCATGCTGACCAACCTCGGCGTCGGCTTCATCGTGTTGCACAAAAGCGACACCCAGGCCGAGTTGTTGGCGAGCCAGATCGACGCCGTTCCGGGGCTGGCCGCAGTGGGTCCGACTGAGCAGGGTTGGTTGTGGCGGGTCACCCCGCAGGTTTCCGGTGCCGCTGCCGCGACGGAGACCATCGCCCGAATCCGGATCGACGACGGCAAGGGCACCACGCTGGGCTTCGTGGCCTCGGAACCAGCCGGGACGGATACCAGCATCGGAGCCGGGCCGCAGGGCCGTCTGCTGATCATGGCGGAGCGCGCCGATGCGGGTTGGAGCGCCTGGTTGGACGGCCGGAAGCTGCAGACCGCGCCGGCTCCGCAAGGATCCGGAAGCTGGGCCCAGGCGTTCGCCCTGCCGCCGGAAGGCGGCCGCTTGGAAATCCGTTATGTGCAACCTTGGGCGGCTTGGTGGGCCACGGTGCAGATCGTCTTGCTCGCGCTGACCGCCTTGCTGGCGATTCCGCTGCCCGGAGGACGCTCGCGGCTCTCCCGTTCCACGGCGTTGGCCGCGGCCAACGCGCGCCGCAGCGGAGCCGGTCTGCCGGTTGCCGGCCCGCCCGGGGCTGCGCCGACCAGTACTGCCGGAATCCGAAACGCCGAGACGTCTGAATCGCAGATTGCGGACGCGGCCGTAGCGGCAAAGCCCGGTGCCGAGCGCACCTTCCAGGGGGATCATGATGAACGAGCCTGA
- a CDS encoding metallopeptidase family protein, with protein MQQGWRFELSEGSMTSTRGRSFGRRRRDRRGRGLRGRIMVPPLPGARTRAEHFDDLVVESADRLQDIWGGSLDRVQFAVDEIPGALEELVALGQPAPMASLRPAEANGPATITVYRRPIAQITDSDEEMREVVHDSVVEQVAVLLNLTPESVDPTYGRTRRF; from the coding sequence ATGCAGCAAGGATGGCGGTTCGAGCTTTCCGAAGGTTCAATGACGTCGACCCGGGGCCGGAGCTTCGGCCGACGCCGACGGGACCGGCGCGGCCGCGGACTGCGCGGCCGGATCATGGTGCCGCCGCTGCCCGGAGCCCGTACCCGCGCCGAGCATTTCGACGATTTGGTCGTCGAATCGGCGGACCGGCTGCAGGACATCTGGGGCGGCTCGCTGGACCGGGTGCAATTCGCCGTCGATGAGATCCCGGGTGCCCTCGAGGAACTGGTGGCCCTGGGCCAGCCTGCCCCGATGGCCTCGTTGCGGCCGGCCGAAGCGAACGGTCCGGCAACCATCACGGTTTACCGCCGACCGATCGCGCAGATCACCGACAGCGACGAAGAGATGCGCGAGGTGGTCCATGATTCGGTGGTCGAGCAAGTGGCGGTGCTGCTGAATCTCACCCCGGAATCGGTCGACCCGACCTACGGACGGACCCGCCGGTTCTGA
- the ahcY gene encoding adenosylhomocysteinase produces the protein MSFDYKIADISLAEAGRHQIRLAEHEMPGLMSLRAEFGAEQPLKGARIAGSLHMTVQTAVLIETLVALGAEVRWASCNIFSTQDEAAAAVVVGTGSVAQPAGVPVFAWKGESLEDYWWTAEQILSWPGAEQDPELGPNLILDDGGDATMLLHKGVEYEAAGGVPSAAGTDSEEWVIVLDRLRAAQAQDGRKWTRIAERIQGVTEETTTGVHRLYQLAEQGKLLFPAINVNDSVTKSKFDNKYGIRHSLPDGINRATDVLIGGKVAVVCGYGDVGKGAAEALRGQGARVIVTEIDPICALQAAMDGYQVAKLDSVLGEGHLFITTTGNKDVIMAEHMLGMRDKAIVGNIGHFDNEIDMAGLSRVPGVVKTEIKPQVHEWVFEQGSDAERSIIVLSEGRLLNLGNATGHPSFVMSNSFANQTIAQIELFTKHGTGEYQNQVYVLPKILDEKVARLHLAALDVELTELSKDQAEYLDVDVAGPYKAEHYRY, from the coding sequence ATGTCTTTCGACTACAAGATCGCCGATATTTCGCTGGCCGAAGCGGGCCGCCACCAAATCAGGTTGGCCGAGCACGAGATGCCCGGGCTGATGTCGCTGCGCGCCGAATTCGGTGCGGAGCAGCCGCTCAAGGGCGCCCGGATCGCCGGATCCCTGCACATGACCGTGCAGACCGCGGTATTGATCGAGACTCTGGTCGCGCTGGGCGCCGAGGTGCGCTGGGCGTCCTGCAACATCTTCTCCACCCAGGATGAAGCGGCGGCCGCGGTCGTCGTAGGCACCGGCAGTGTGGCGCAGCCGGCCGGAGTGCCGGTGTTCGCCTGGAAAGGCGAGTCGCTGGAAGACTACTGGTGGACCGCCGAACAAATCCTCAGCTGGCCGGGCGCCGAGCAGGATCCCGAGTTGGGCCCCAACCTGATCCTGGATGACGGCGGCGACGCCACCATGCTGCTGCACAAGGGCGTCGAGTACGAGGCCGCCGGGGGAGTGCCTTCGGCCGCCGGGACGGACAGCGAGGAATGGGTGATCGTGCTGGACCGGCTGCGTGCCGCACAGGCCCAGGACGGTCGGAAATGGACCAGGATCGCCGAACGGATCCAAGGCGTGACCGAAGAAACCACCACTGGCGTGCACCGGCTTTACCAATTGGCGGAACAAGGCAAGCTGCTGTTCCCGGCGATCAACGTCAACGATTCGGTCACCAAGAGCAAGTTCGACAACAAGTACGGGATCCGGCATTCGTTGCCGGACGGCATCAACCGGGCGACCGATGTGCTGATCGGCGGCAAGGTCGCGGTCGTCTGCGGTTACGGCGACGTCGGCAAGGGCGCCGCGGAAGCGCTGCGCGGCCAGGGCGCCCGGGTCATCGTCACCGAAATCGATCCGATCTGCGCCCTGCAGGCAGCAATGGACGGTTACCAGGTGGCGAAACTGGATTCCGTGCTCGGTGAAGGCCATCTGTTCATCACCACGACCGGCAACAAGGACGTCATCATGGCGGAGCATATGCTGGGCATGCGGGACAAGGCGATTGTCGGCAATATCGGGCACTTCGACAATGAGATCGACATGGCCGGGTTGAGCCGGGTGCCGGGCGTGGTGAAGACCGAGATCAAACCGCAGGTGCACGAGTGGGTCTTCGAGCAGGGCAGCGACGCCGAGCGTTCGATCATCGTGCTTTCCGAGGGGCGATTGCTCAACCTGGGCAATGCAACCGGCCATCCTTCGTTCGTGATGAGCAATTCCTTCGCCAACCAGACGATCGCGCAGATCGAACTGTTCACCAAGCACGGCACCGGCGAGTACCAGAACCAGGTCTATGTGCTGCCCAAGATCTTGGACGAGAAGGTGGCCAGATTGCATTTGGCGGCCTTGGACGTGGAACTGACCGAACTGAGCAAGGACCAGGCCGAGTACTTGGACGTTGATGTTGCCGGACCGTACAAGGCTGAACATTACCGCTACTGA
- a CDS encoding DUF5719 family protein: MNEPEQSKSGAEVPEGEPGTPATGPEPDAAAAPPPAAAELPAEPGAAAKIAAEQPEATAAAETPVTSAKPAKTAKPAKPKRPAAGKPASSRRAERAAAPRSALRVAAGIASGLGIAVLAAAVVAAGTVFPGQPATARIEPQNAKLPAGQTVANCPGPAQLLQSAAAGTDPQFSPASTSARTQVTGIATGNQQAVLPTSFLAPLSADPGAAPLARISQQPDSVPTPAPGAPPSPGKSGVLAGQAVGGASVLRADPVAGQHTNAAAVQSYSATDGDLRGLAAASCQSPSNDVWLVGASTEVGRTAILTLGNSSATAATVNLDLYGGSGQIQSAGARGILIPPGTERSVVLAGLAPGQKNLAVRARSNGGAISAVIQQSALRGLVPGGVEFLTPVAAPDQAQVITGIQTLDPALAGEISGQSGYSDAQTALQVAVPGASDAIVQVQVFGQGGPASLPNGGVFTAKAGSVTELPLSGLPAGSYTVQISAPSAVTAAVRSVRATKAGDPVDFAMAGASLKISDSQLLVLPAGAASALSFSAPSGKGQLSLTPIGTDGAYQPAKSLDVSGGTTVLIDPQQLAGGPVSGFLVSASGDAVYGAQLLTQPDGVGLSVLSLPRTAPGPQSLKIALGY; encoded by the coding sequence ATGAACGAGCCTGAGCAGTCGAAATCCGGGGCCGAGGTTCCTGAGGGCGAGCCGGGAACCCCGGCTACCGGCCCGGAGCCCGACGCCGCTGCGGCACCGCCGCCGGCCGCTGCAGAACTGCCGGCCGAACCCGGGGCGGCAGCGAAAATTGCGGCGGAGCAGCCCGAGGCAACGGCGGCGGCCGAAACCCCGGTGACGTCAGCCAAGCCAGCCAAGACGGCCAAGCCAGCCAAACCGAAGCGTCCGGCCGCCGGCAAGCCGGCGTCGAGCCGACGGGCCGAGCGGGCCGCAGCACCGAGATCGGCGCTGCGCGTCGCGGCGGGCATCGCCTCGGGACTGGGCATCGCGGTGCTGGCCGCAGCCGTGGTCGCGGCGGGCACGGTTTTCCCGGGCCAGCCGGCCACCGCCCGGATCGAACCGCAGAACGCGAAGCTGCCGGCCGGGCAGACCGTGGCGAATTGCCCTGGCCCGGCGCAATTGCTGCAGAGCGCAGCCGCGGGGACCGATCCGCAGTTCTCCCCGGCGTCGACGAGCGCGAGGACCCAGGTCACCGGCATCGCCACCGGGAACCAGCAGGCAGTTCTGCCTACCAGCTTTTTGGCGCCATTGAGCGCCGATCCGGGGGCCGCACCGTTGGCCCGGATTTCGCAACAACCCGACTCCGTCCCGACGCCGGCGCCCGGTGCGCCGCCGAGTCCGGGCAAATCCGGGGTGCTGGCCGGCCAGGCGGTCGGCGGTGCATCGGTGCTGCGCGCCGATCCGGTGGCCGGGCAGCATACCAACGCCGCAGCGGTGCAGAGCTACTCGGCGACCGACGGCGACCTGCGCGGGCTAGCCGCCGCTTCCTGCCAGAGCCCGTCGAACGATGTCTGGCTGGTCGGCGCGAGCACCGAAGTCGGACGCACCGCGATCTTGACCTTGGGCAACTCTTCGGCGACTGCGGCGACCGTGAACCTGGATTTGTACGGCGGCAGCGGTCAGATCCAGAGCGCGGGCGCACGCGGCATCTTGATCCCGCCGGGTACCGAACGCTCGGTGGTTCTGGCCGGCCTGGCGCCCGGGCAGAAGAACCTCGCGGTGCGGGCCCGCTCGAATGGCGGAGCGATTTCCGCGGTGATTCAGCAATCCGCGCTGCGTGGCCTGGTCCCCGGCGGCGTCGAATTCCTGACTCCGGTGGCGGCGCCGGACCAAGCGCAGGTGATCACCGGCATCCAGACCTTGGATCCGGCCCTGGCCGGCGAAATTTCCGGCCAGTCCGGCTACTCGGATGCGCAGACCGCGCTCCAGGTCGCGGTGCCCGGTGCCTCGGACGCGATCGTCCAGGTGCAGGTATTCGGCCAGGGCGGTCCGGCGAGTTTGCCCAATGGCGGGGTGTTCACGGCCAAAGCTGGTTCGGTTACCGAGCTGCCCTTGTCCGGCTTGCCGGCGGGAAGCTACACGGTGCAGATTTCTGCGCCGAGCGCGGTGACTGCAGCGGTGCGCAGCGTGCGCGCCACGAAGGCCGGCGATCCGGTGGATTTCGCCATGGCGGGCGCCTCGCTGAAGATTTCGGACAGCCAATTGCTGGTGCTTCCGGCCGGTGCGGCCAGTGCGTTGAGTTTCAGCGCGCCCAGTGGGAAGGGCCAACTATCGCTGACCCCGATCGGCACCGATGGCGCGTACCAACCGGCGAAGAGTCTGGACGTTTCCGGCGGGACCACCGTGCTCATCGATCCGCAGCAGCTTGCCGGCGGTCCGGTCAGCGGGTTCCTGGTCTCCGCCAGCGGCGATGCGGTTTACGGTGCTCAGCTGCTGACCCAGCCGGACGGCGTCGGATTGTCGGTGCTGTCGTTGCCGCGCACCGCACCCGGACCGCAGAGTCTCAAAATCGCGCTCGGTTACTGA
- a CDS encoding Trm112 family protein: protein MSYLQKDLLNILRCPVTGSRLRLGEQELISEAAGPDGQQLHYPVQDGIAILLPAQSAQTDRGAPEAAPADRESHR from the coding sequence ATGTCCTACCTGCAGAAGGATCTGCTGAATATTCTCCGTTGTCCGGTGACCGGCTCACGGCTGCGGCTCGGCGAGCAGGAACTGATCAGCGAAGCCGCCGGCCCGGACGGGCAGCAATTGCATTACCCGGTGCAGGACGGGATCGCAATCCTCCTGCCGGCGCAATCCGCGCAAACTGACCGCGGGGCTCCCGAGGCGGCTCCGGCCGATCGGGAAAGCCACCGCTGA
- a CDS encoding RDD family protein, translated as MTSIVTGEAVVLELRPASFAARGLGLLLDVVTSLLLFLGTVLLIFQLFRDLDPAAVSALFLGLTIFYLVILPVAVETLTRGKSLGKYAMGLRIVRDDGGSIRFRQALIRGVLGYLEIYLSLGSVAFLASMFNERSKRLGDMLAGTYSMRERVPATPVLRIDVPAQLVPWVRLADIARLPDGLARRISQFNDQSGKMAPASRAGLARDLADEASDFVAPPPPAGTLPQDFLAALSAERRDRDFRRLSAEKARAQQLGARLNKLPFGS; from the coding sequence ATGACCTCGATCGTCACGGGTGAAGCAGTCGTCCTGGAACTCAGACCCGCCTCCTTCGCGGCCCGCGGCCTGGGTCTGCTGCTCGATGTGGTGACTTCGCTGTTGCTCTTCCTGGGCACGGTTCTGCTGATCTTCCAGTTGTTCCGGGACTTGGATCCCGCGGCGGTCAGCGCGTTGTTCCTGGGCTTGACGATTTTCTACCTGGTGATCCTGCCGGTGGCGGTGGAAACCCTCACCCGGGGCAAGTCTTTGGGGAAGTACGCCATGGGATTGCGGATCGTGCGCGACGACGGCGGCTCGATCCGGTTCCGGCAAGCCCTGATCCGCGGGGTGTTGGGCTATCTGGAGATATACCTTTCCTTGGGTTCGGTGGCGTTCCTCGCTTCGATGTTCAACGAGCGCTCGAAGCGGCTCGGCGACATGCTCGCCGGCACCTATTCGATGCGCGAGCGGGTACCGGCGACCCCGGTCCTGCGGATCGATGTCCCGGCCCAGCTGGTGCCCTGGGTCCGCTTGGCGGACATCGCCCGGCTTCCGGACGGTTTGGCCCGCCGGATCTCGCAGTTCAATGACCAGTCCGGGAAAATGGCTCCGGCGTCCCGGGCCGGACTCGCCCGCGACTTGGCCGACGAGGCTTCGGATTTCGTCGCTCCGCCGCCGCCGGCCGGGACCCTGCCTCAGGACTTCTTGGCCGCGCTCAGCGCGGAACGGCGGGATCGCGATTTCCGGCGGCTGAGCGCCGAAAAGGCGCGCGCCCAACAACTCGGCGCGCGCCTGAACAAATTGCCGTTCGGATCCTGA